The Setaria italica strain Yugu1 chromosome IX, Setaria_italica_v2.0, whole genome shotgun sequence genome has a window encoding:
- the LOC101783508 gene encoding LOW QUALITY PROTEIN: NAC domain-containing protein 71-like (The sequence of the model RefSeq protein was modified relative to this genomic sequence to represent the inferred CDS: deleted 3 bases in 2 codons), whose protein sequence is MGTMTLPPGFRFHPTDDELVGYYLKRKVDNLKIELEVIPVIDLYKSEPWELPEKSFLPKRDLEWFFFCPRDRKYPNGSRTNRATATGYWKATGKDRRIACDGGVYGLRKTLVFYRGRAPGGERTDWVMHEYRLCQDLAHGACNFIGAYALCRVIKRHEAGLLQGEPTAAKAKGASNAAGAARGQMSKVSSSSSLFSSEQLSAFTPTNSSPPPPTLDISNTFQSPLVYGGDATATATTGLPSSPLPPPLFVPNSHPSPHDAFFIGDDFPAAVASEAFALHRRRRRHGDGRRGARPEMGQLDNLPKHLLKWCRGVEHGGEPDAVQAGERRRRRRRPGGVLLLGRDQDRVLISRGPAKRRTWFACS, encoded by the exons ATGGGCACCATGACTCTGCCGCCCGGGTTCCGCTTCCACCCCACCGACGACGAGCTCGTCGGATACTACCTCAAGCGCAAGGTCGACAACCTCAAGATCGAGCTCGAGGTCATCCCCGTCATCGACCTCTACAAGTCCGAGCCGTGGGAGCTACCAG AGAAGTCGTTCCTGCCGAAGCGCGACCTGGAGTGGTTCTTCTTCTGCCCCCGCGACCGCAAGTACCCCAACGGGTCCCGCACCAACCGCGCCACCGCCACGGGCTACTGGAAGGCCACCGGCAAGGACCGCCGCATCGCCTGCGACGGCGGCGTCTACGGCCTCCGCAAGACGCTCGTCTTCTaccgcggccgcgcccccggCGGCGAGCGCACCGACTGGGTCATGCACGAGTACCGCCTCTGCCAGGACCTCGCCCACGGCGCCTGCAACTTCATC GGGGCTTACGCGCTGTGCCGAGTGATCAAAAGACACGAGGCCGGGCTGCTGCAGGGGGAGCCGACGGCGGCCAAGGCGAAAGGAGCCAGcaacgcggccggcgccgcgagAGGGCAGATGAGT AAGGTCTCCAGCAGCTCGTCCCTCTTCAGCAGCGAGCAGCTCAGCGCGTTCACACCCACCAATTCCAGCCCGCCGCCTCCTACTCTGGACATCAGCAACACGTTCCAG AGCCCCCTCGTGTACGGCGGagacgcgacggcgacggccaccACCGGGCTGCCGTCGAGCCCGCTGCCCCCGCCCCTGTTCGTGCCCAACAGCCACCCGTCCCCGCACGACGCGTTTTTCATCGGCGACGACTTCCCCGCCGCGGTCGCGAGCGAG GCGTTCGCtcttcaccggcggcggcggcgacatgggGATGGGCGTCGCGGAGCACGACCTGAGATGGGACAGCTTGATAACCTGCCCAAGCACCTTCTCAAATG GTGCCGAGGTGTGGAACACGGCGGCGAGCCCGATGCTGTGCAGGCaggcgagcgacggcggcggcgccgacgacctGGCGGCGTTCTTCTTCTCGGACGAGACCAGGATCGTGTTCTGATCTCTCGAGGACCGGCGAAGCGACGCACCTGGTTTGCATGCTCCTGA
- the LOC101782817 gene encoding DAR GTPase 2, mitochondrial gives MAAAAAEAVSRRLGAAVRDLSGAWYGRHMAAAERAIRTRLPLVDLVLEVRDARVPASSAFEPLRRRRPLDPDSLRVVVLNKADLADPSETEKWVAYVKKQGACPCIAVNSHNRESIKELLSVVQSRIWEIKHGQRDCTGTVLLVGIPNVGKSAIVNAMHQIGRIGAAEKGKLKHAIVSSHPGETRDISGYKVASHPNIYVLDTPGVLSPRFANDDSGPILALTGAIKGSFLEEYDIAHFLLAVVNSTHEYMKWENLNQVGDSSFYSGNANTSRSHNKKRQYVSDHTQDFIVKAVRQVLFETISSFKGDLRKEDEFRRLIDCQFTSLQEVFKVSIESSEDICKCVALKLLNLYRTGRLGHYTLDNVPDVVA, from the exons atggcggcggccgcggcggaggccgttTCGCGCCGCCTGGGCGCGGCCGTGCGCGATCTCTCCGGCGCGTGGTACGGGCGCCACATGGCTGCAGCCGAGCGCGCCATCCGTACCCGCCTCCCCCTCGTCGACCTCGTCCTCGAGGTCCGCGACGCGCGCGTTCCCGCCTCGTCGGCGTTCGAgcctctccgtcgccgccggcctctgGATCCAGACAGCCTGCGGGTCGTCGTGCTCAACAAGGCCGACCTGGCTGACCCGTCCGAGACCGAG AAGTGGGTGGCGTACGTGAAGAAGCAGGGCGCCTGCCCGTGCATAGCCGTCAATTCGCACAACAGGGAAAGCATCAAGGAG TTATTGAGTGTTGTGCAATCGAGGATCTGGGAGATCAAGCATGGCCAGAGAGATTGCACAGGAACGGTCCTCCTGGTCGGAATTCCTAACGTTGGGAAGTCGGCCATTGTTAACGCAATGCATCAAATTGGGAGGATTGGGGCAGCAG AGAAGGGAAAGCTGAAGCATGCGATTGTGAGCAGCCATCCTGGAGAAACTAGAGACATAAGTGGATACAAG GTTGCTAGTCATCCGAATATATATGTGTTAGACACTCCTGGTGTTCTATCGCCGAGATTTGCAAATGATGATTCTGGTCCCATACTAGCTTTGACAG GAGCAATCAAGGGATCCTTTTTAGAGGAGTATGATATAGCACATTTTCTTCTTGCGGTCGTGAACTCGACGCATGAATATATGAAATGGGAGAACCTGAATCAAGTGGGAGATAGCAGCTTTTATAGTGGTAATGCAAATACCtccaggagccacaacaagaaAAGACAATATGTTTCAGATCATACTCAG GATTTCATCGTGAAGGCTGTGCGCCAAGTGCTTTTTGAGACTATATCATCTTTTAAGGGCGATCTTAGAAAGGAAGATGAATTCAGAAGATTGATAGACTGCCAATTTACATCCTTGCAGGAGGTTTTCAAAGTTTCCATTGAATCAAGTGAGGATATATGTAAATGTGTAGCTTTGAAACTACTCAATCTCTATCGAACTGGAAGGCTTGGCCATTATACCTTAGACAATGTTCCAGATGTTGTTGCATAA